A region from the Candidatus Binatia bacterium genome encodes:
- a CDS encoding peptidyl-prolyl cis-trans isomerase, which translates to MRGTLTALALAFAASTVAAGPAEGKNPVVLISTSLGDIKVELYEDKAPITVKNFLAYVNDKSYDGTIFHRVIPAFMIQGGGFDQSMTQKPTKPPIKNEASNGLKNDNGTIAMARTGVVDSATSQFFINTKDNAFLNHRDDTPQGYGYAVFGKVIGGMDVVQKIEKVATTNRGGHQNVPSEPVVIKSITVAQQ; encoded by the coding sequence ATGCGTGGAACTCTAACGGCGCTGGCATTGGCGTTCGCGGCTTCGACGGTCGCGGCGGGTCCGGCAGAAGGGAAGAATCCAGTGGTCCTGATTTCGACATCGTTGGGCGACATCAAGGTGGAGTTGTACGAAGACAAGGCACCGATCACGGTCAAGAATTTCCTCGCCTACGTGAACGACAAGTCCTACGACGGCACCATCTTCCACCGGGTCATCCCCGCCTTCATGATCCAGGGGGGCGGTTTCGACCAGAGCATGACCCAGAAGCCGACCAAGCCGCCGATCAAGAACGAGGCGAGCAACGGTCTCAAGAACGACAACGGCACGATCGCCATGGCGCGCACCGGGGTCGTCGACAGCGCCACGAGCCAGTTCTTCATCAACACCAAGGACAACGCCTTCCTGAACCACCGGGACGACACCCCGCAGGGCTACGGTTATGCCGTGTTCGGCAAGGTGATCGGCGGGATGGACGTTGTGCAGAAGATCGAGAAGGTCGCGACCACGAACCGCGGCGGGCACCAGAACGTGCCGTCAGAGCCGGTGGTGATCAAGTCGATAACGGTGGCGCAACAGTGA
- a CDS encoding HAD family phosphatase, with translation MQIGLVFDLDGVLIDSEGLQHRAYGAILERYGVRVDKAEYADRWIRTGTGPEYAVARYGLPISAEELRAMKAPIYHEILRAEARLMPGVEAALDRLRVRFPLAVATNSGAPDTDYVLDRFGLRGAFAAVITRERYVHPKPAPDCIVAAAEALGVAPAACAVIEDSQRGVGAAHRAGATAIAVPNEYTDKSDFSFAAAILGSLDELTVPLVEALVPRRGGRPPR, from the coding sequence ATGCAGATCGGTCTCGTCTTCGATCTCGACGGTGTGCTCATCGACTCGGAGGGGCTGCAGCACCGTGCATACGGCGCGATCCTCGAGCGGTACGGCGTGAGGGTCGACAAAGCCGAATACGCGGACCGCTGGATCCGTACGGGGACGGGTCCCGAGTATGCCGTCGCCAGGTACGGCCTGCCGATCTCGGCGGAGGAGTTGCGCGCCATGAAAGCGCCGATTTATCACGAGATCCTGCGTGCGGAGGCGCGGTTGATGCCCGGTGTCGAGGCGGCGCTGGATCGCCTGCGCGTGCGCTTCCCGCTGGCGGTGGCTACCAACTCGGGTGCGCCCGACACCGATTACGTGCTCGATCGGTTCGGGCTGCGGGGGGCATTTGCGGCGGTGATAACACGCGAGCGCTACGTCCATCCGAAGCCCGCCCCGGACTGTATCGTCGCCGCCGCGGAAGCGCTTGGCGTCGCACCTGCGGCCTGCGCGGTGATCGAGGACTCGCAGCGCGGGGTCGGTGCGGCGCATCGTGCCGGTGCGACGGCGATTGCCGTGCCGAACGAATACACGGACAAGAGCGACTTCAGCTTTGCGGCGGCTATTCTCGGCAGCCTGGACGAACTGACGGTCCCGCTCGTCGAGGCGCTGGTTCCTCGGCGAGGCGGGCGGCCGCCTCGGTAG
- a CDS encoding YceI family protein, whose amino-acid sequence MRLIPIGIATLAATLTAGGAHAGTWVIDPSHTNVQFAVKHMVISTVRGHLGKVSGTLNLNEQDVTGSTIEATIDANGIDTRDAKRDQHLREPDFLDTAKYPTITFKSKKIVKVANDRYTVLGDLTLRGVTKEVTLEVEGSPNPLKDPFGNNKIGGVAKTRLNRKDFGVNFSKVMDNGGLVVGNDVDVIIDVELVQQAVAVR is encoded by the coding sequence ATGCGACTGATACCGATCGGGATTGCCACGCTGGCCGCAACATTGACCGCCGGCGGGGCGCACGCCGGCACCTGGGTGATCGACCCCAGCCACACCAATGTCCAGTTCGCCGTGAAGCACATGGTGATCTCCACAGTCCGCGGCCACCTCGGCAAGGTCAGCGGAACCCTCAACCTGAACGAACAGGATGTAACCGGGTCGACCATCGAGGCAACCATCGACGCCAACGGCATCGATACCCGCGATGCCAAACGCGACCAGCACCTGCGCGAGCCCGATTTCCTGGATACCGCGAAGTACCCGACCATTACCTTCAAGTCGAAAAAAATCGTCAAAGTCGCCAACGACCGCTACACCGTTCTCGGCGACCTGACCCTGCGCGGCGTGACGAAAGAGGTAACGCTCGAAGTCGAGGGCTCCCCCAACCCGCTGAAGGACCCCTTCGGCAATAACAAGATCGGCGGCGTCGCCAAGACGCGCCTCAACCGGAAGGACTTCGGCGTCAATTTCAGCAAGGTGATGGATAACGGCGGCCTCGTCGTCGGCAACGACGTCGATGTCATCATCGACGTCGAACTGGTGCAGCAGGCGGTGGCTGTCAGATAA
- a CDS encoding RES family NAD+ phosphorylase — MSQSIWTRCAGSSRVTALSLAAWRVVESQFVTSTRRLVDSDAEQELLEQLIEIVKPPLPSDRAFARLHFLLSTPFRHPPLPHGSRFGTRTERGIWYGARTLPAAFAEVAYYRLVFLEGTAADLGTVTVELSAFAAAVRTNRGVDLTVPPFAAHEAQISSKTSYAVSQPLGREMREAGVEAFLYVSARDPARGTNIGLFAPAFARRKPSAPSTWVCTATRQHVELSKKDLFRKRRFTFHRAEFVVEGSIPIPTAIPTPRK, encoded by the coding sequence ATGTCGCAGAGTATCTGGACGCGATGCGCGGGAAGCTCTAGGGTCACGGCCCTGTCGCTGGCGGCCTGGCGGGTGGTCGAGTCGCAGTTCGTCACCTCGACGCGGCGACTGGTCGACTCCGATGCCGAGCAGGAGCTGTTGGAGCAACTCATCGAGATCGTCAAGCCACCGCTCCCGTCCGACCGCGCTTTCGCTCGCCTGCACTTCCTGCTCTCCACGCCGTTTCGCCATCCGCCGCTCCCCCACGGATCGCGATTCGGCACGCGCACGGAACGCGGGATCTGGTACGGAGCGCGCACCCTGCCGGCGGCCTTCGCCGAGGTAGCCTACTACCGGCTCGTCTTCCTCGAAGGCACCGCGGCGGATCTTGGGACGGTGACGGTGGAACTCTCCGCCTTCGCGGCCGCGGTGCGGACGAACAGGGGCGTCGACCTCACCGTCCCACCGTTCGCCGCGCACGAAGCGCAGATTTCGTCGAAGACGAGCTACGCCGTGTCGCAGCCTCTGGGGCGCGAGATGCGCGAGGCCGGCGTCGAAGCGTTCCTCTACGTCTCGGCACGCGATCCCGCACGCGGTACCAACATCGGGCTCTTTGCCCCGGCGTTCGCGCGCCGCAAGCCGAGCGCACCCAGTACCTGGGTGTGTACCGCCACCCGGCAGCACGTGGAGCTGTCCAAGAAGGACCTGTTTCGCAAGCGGCGCTTTACGTTCCACCGAGCCGAGTTCGTCGTGGAGGGATCGATACCGATACCGACAGCGATACCGACTCCGAGAAAATGA